Proteins found in one Paenibacillus dendritiformis genomic segment:
- a CDS encoding HD domain-containing protein, which yields MDARQELIARAEAYVREQVESDSSGHDWWHIHRVRRMAVRLAEKEGADAAICELVALLHDVADAKFNPTKEAGCARVQEWLVANGADAAAISHIMDIVSNLSYSGGHHSPMKTLEGQIVQDADRLDAMGAIGIARAFAYAGWAGHRMHDPEEPPAAFRSEEEYRSHRGTAINHFHEKLLRLKDLMNTDSGKALAMERHRVMVDYLQQFHKEWEAEDD from the coding sequence ATGGATGCGCGCCAGGAGCTGATCGCACGCGCGGAAGCGTATGTGCGCGAGCAGGTGGAGTCCGACAGCAGCGGCCATGATTGGTGGCATATTCATCGTGTGCGGCGAATGGCCGTCCGGCTCGCGGAGAAAGAAGGGGCGGATGCCGCGATCTGCGAGCTGGTCGCCCTGCTGCATGATGTGGCGGACGCCAAGTTCAATCCGACGAAGGAGGCTGGCTGCGCCAGGGTGCAGGAATGGCTTGTGGCGAACGGCGCCGATGCGGCTGCGATATCCCATATCATGGATATCGTGTCGAACCTGTCTTACAGCGGCGGGCATCATTCGCCGATGAAGACGTTGGAGGGGCAGATCGTGCAGGACGCCGATCGGCTCGATGCGATGGGCGCGATCGGGATTGCGCGCGCGTTCGCCTATGCCGGCTGGGCCGGCCATCGGATGCATGACCCGGAGGAGCCGCCTGCTGCATTCCGGTCGGAAGAGGAGTACCGGAGCCACAGGGGCACCGCCATCAATCATTTCCATGAGAAGCTGTTGAGATTGAAAGACCTCATGAATACGGACAGCGGCAAAGCTCTGGCCATGGAGCGGCATCGCGTAATGGTCGATTATTTGCAGCAATTCCATAAAGAATGGGAAGCGGAGGATGACTGA
- a CDS encoding helix-turn-helix domain-containing protein yields the protein MKDRWSIRAWRGSMTRRSVFLTLLLSYLAILLLPVTVAGVFYYRTEEIMINHAIRTNIGLLKQLNQITDSRLKEVEQLTAQVAFNPKVRWLLNNAGSEGLEKQLKVIDALKELNKYKNISSFIHDFAVYFQGSDMILTPEMKTDASLYFSRIAIYTARSGEWVRHQLLTGLHPKQYLPSESVRRENVQSNMITFVQSLPYEYVSDIKGQLIVQIDEQQLRAMLTQIEGVNDGSLMILNEKQEVLMSTVHGDTASAIQHHLQQDSGYNEMRIDGQPMILSRVKGGNGWEYVSVIPKKVVLQEVLIIKRWALILLVGCLAAGIGGSYAMAYRSYQPIKSVVKVLAQRERSSAETYRDEFDLIKQSVIRTLEEEDKLRHTLSEQAPVLRANFLSRLIRGHVDLSHGMSETLHFMDIRLDHDYFGVILIDVADCSQFIQGDTEREWGLVRFVLTNLGHELLQRRGYIVELERDRLAVLLNVPESSASVSAIRDDLLLPLKETAQLRFKLSIVCGVSSIHFGIDRIAAAYSEALMALDYRIVHGTESTMVYEQIDAGQAPHYHYPIETEIQLMNVVKSGDAEQTAKLLQHIFELNWQREQVTPDRIRCLTIELLTTLMKITNSIQVDDREVFGAPIDPVGLTTRPVAGEEMQERIMRQYDTLCQYIWRERSDYHERLLRKMTVYIEANYRDPNFSLNAMADEFEMTSPYISAFFKKYGGRNITEYIAKLRVEEAKQLLTDSRLTISDIAQRVGYASDVGFLRFFKKHEGVTPGKYREMLAGQDDRKNG from the coding sequence ATGAAGGATCGCTGGAGCATTCGCGCCTGGAGGGGGAGCATGACGAGGAGGAGCGTTTTTTTGACCCTGCTTCTGTCGTACCTGGCTATCCTGCTGCTGCCGGTGACGGTGGCAGGCGTTTTTTACTACCGCACGGAGGAGATTATGATCAATCACGCGATCAGGACGAACATCGGCCTCCTGAAGCAGCTCAATCAGATTACGGATTCCAGATTGAAGGAAGTGGAGCAGTTGACGGCCCAGGTGGCATTCAATCCCAAGGTCAGGTGGCTGCTGAACAATGCCGGCAGCGAAGGGCTGGAGAAGCAATTGAAGGTGATTGACGCCTTGAAGGAGTTGAATAAATACAAAAACATCAGCAGCTTTATCCATGATTTTGCGGTCTATTTTCAAGGGAGCGATATGATTCTAACCCCCGAGATGAAGACAGATGCTTCCCTCTATTTCTCGCGCATCGCCATCTACACCGCCCGCAGCGGCGAATGGGTCCGCCATCAGTTGCTGACGGGACTCCATCCGAAGCAGTATTTGCCTTCCGAATCCGTCAGGCGGGAGAATGTCCAATCCAACATGATCACCTTCGTGCAATCTCTTCCTTATGAGTATGTCTCGGATATAAAAGGCCAATTGATCGTTCAGATCGACGAGCAGCAGCTCAGGGCGATGCTGACGCAGATCGAAGGCGTCAATGACGGCTCGCTTATGATCCTGAACGAAAAGCAGGAGGTGCTGATGTCGACGGTTCACGGCGATACGGCCTCCGCCATTCAGCATCATCTGCAGCAGGATAGCGGCTATAACGAGATGCGCATCGACGGGCAGCCGATGATATTGTCGCGCGTCAAGGGAGGCAACGGCTGGGAATATGTCTCGGTCATTCCGAAAAAGGTGGTCCTGCAGGAGGTCCTCATCATCAAGCGCTGGGCGCTGATCCTTCTGGTGGGCTGCCTCGCGGCGGGGATCGGCGGCTCCTATGCGATGGCCTACCGCTCCTATCAGCCGATCAAGAGCGTGGTGAAGGTGTTAGCGCAGCGGGAACGGTCATCTGCGGAGACGTACCGGGATGAATTCGATCTGATCAAGCAATCGGTCATCCGGACCTTGGAGGAAGAGGATAAGCTGCGGCATACATTATCCGAGCAAGCGCCCGTGCTGCGAGCGAATTTCCTGTCGCGCCTCATTCGCGGCCATGTCGACTTGTCTCACGGGATGAGCGAGACGCTCCACTTCATGGATATCCGGCTTGATCACGACTACTTCGGCGTTATTCTGATCGATGTCGCCGATTGCTCGCAATTCATCCAGGGGGATACCGAACGCGAATGGGGGCTGGTCCGGTTCGTGCTGACGAACCTGGGACATGAGCTGTTGCAGAGGCGGGGCTATATCGTCGAGCTGGAGCGCGATCGGCTGGCCGTGCTGTTGAATGTGCCGGAATCGTCAGCCTCCGTCAGCGCGATCCGGGACGATCTGCTGCTGCCGCTGAAGGAGACGGCGCAGCTTCGCTTCAAGCTGTCCATCGTTTGCGGCGTCAGCTCGATTCACTTCGGGATCGATCGGATCGCGGCCGCCTACAGTGAGGCGCTGATGGCACTCGATTACCGGATTGTGCACGGGACGGAATCGACGATGGTGTATGAACAGATTGACGCGGGACAAGCTCCGCACTATCACTATCCGATTGAAACGGAGATCCAGCTGATGAACGTCGTCAAGAGCGGTGACGCGGAACAGACGGCGAAGCTGCTGCAGCATATTTTCGAGCTGAATTGGCAGCGGGAGCAGGTGACTCCGGATCGGATTCGCTGCTTGACGATTGAGTTGTTAACGACGTTAATGAAAATCACGAACAGCATTCAAGTCGATGATCGGGAGGTGTTCGGCGCGCCGATCGACCCGGTGGGATTGACCACACGGCCCGTAGCCGGGGAGGAGATGCAGGAGCGGATTATGCGTCAGTATGACACGCTCTGCCAGTACATATGGAGAGAACGCAGCGATTATCATGAACGGCTGCTCCGCAAGATGACGGTATACATCGAGGCGAATTACCGGGATCCGAACTTCAGCCTGAACGCGATGGCGGATGAGTTCGAGATGACCTCGCCATACATCTCCGCTTTCTTCAAAAAATACGGTGGACGCAACATCACCGAATATATCGCCAAGCTGCGGGTCGAGGAAGCAAAGCAATTGCTGACGGACAGCCGGCTGACGATCTCGGATATCGCGCAGCGGGTCGGCTATGCGAGCGACGTCGGCTTCCTGCGCTTCTTCAAAAAACACGAGGGCGTCACGCCCGGCAAATACCGCGAGATGCTGGCCGGACAAGACGATCGGAAGAACGGTTAA
- a CDS encoding ABC transporter permease: protein MPTPKQAAARPRSRVKRSPDARADRSFLQRVIRDAKLNKYVYLMLLPVVAYYAIFHYGPMYGIQIAFKDYSPAMGFLDSPWVGFKYFEEFFHSHFFWRIVRNTLLLSLYELIFSFPAPIILALMLNELRHQLFKRAVQTITYIPHFISIVVIVGMMVDFLARDGLINNILRWFGVEAVAYLREPGWFRTLYISSGIWQGVGWGTIIYLAAISNIDPSLYEAAKVDGASKWRQVVHITIPGIMPVVIILLILQMGSIMSVSTDKILLMYNSSTYETADVIGTYVYRKGLLEANYSYSTAIGLFNSVINFALLILANTVSRRTSDSKLW from the coding sequence ATGCCCACCCCCAAGCAAGCGGCGGCGCGTCCTCGCTCGCGCGTGAAGCGAAGTCCGGATGCAAGAGCGGACCGCAGCTTCCTGCAGCGGGTCATCCGCGATGCCAAGCTGAACAAATATGTCTATTTGATGCTGCTGCCTGTCGTCGCCTATTACGCGATATTCCATTACGGCCCGATGTACGGCATTCAGATCGCATTCAAGGATTACTCTCCGGCCATGGGCTTCCTGGACAGCCCATGGGTCGGCTTCAAATATTTCGAAGAATTTTTCCACAGCCACTTCTTCTGGCGCATCGTCCGCAATACATTGCTGCTTAGTCTGTACGAGCTGATCTTCTCGTTCCCGGCGCCGATCATTCTCGCGCTGATGCTGAACGAGCTTCGCCATCAGCTGTTCAAGCGGGCGGTCCAGACGATTACGTACATTCCGCATTTCATCTCGATTGTCGTCATTGTCGGGATGATGGTCGATTTTCTCGCCCGGGACGGTCTGATCAACAACATTCTGAGATGGTTCGGCGTGGAGGCGGTCGCTTATTTGCGGGAGCCGGGATGGTTCCGGACACTCTATATCTCATCCGGCATCTGGCAGGGCGTCGGCTGGGGGACGATCATTTATTTGGCGGCGATCTCCAACATCGATCCTTCCCTGTATGAAGCGGCGAAGGTGGACGGCGCCTCCAAATGGCGTCAGGTCGTCCATATTACGATTCCGGGCATCATGCCTGTCGTGATCATTCTGCTTATTCTGCAGATGGGGAGCATCATGTCCGTCAGCACCGACAAAATATTACTGATGTACAACTCATCCACCTATGAGACGGCCGACGTCATCGGCACCTATGTATACCGCAAAGGGCTTCTCGAAGCGAACTACAGCTACAGCACCGCGATCGGCCTGTTCAACTCCGTCATCAACTTCGCGCTGCTCATTCTCGCGAACACGGTCAGCCGCCGGACAAGCGATTCGAAGCTGTGGTGA
- a CDS encoding tetratricopeptide repeat protein, whose translation MNDALQRATDLRAAGRAEEAIPLLADLLEKQPDNGEILCQLAWAHDNLGREREAVPYYEQALRCPLSDEHRAGALLGLGSTYRTLGRYAEAKETLGQGMREYPDRKEFGVFYAMALHNLGEHAEAIRLLLTALANTSEDEGIRAYSQAIGFYADKLDQVWD comes from the coding sequence ATGAATGATGCGCTGCAGCGTGCCACTGATCTGAGAGCGGCCGGACGGGCGGAGGAAGCGATTCCGCTGCTGGCCGATTTGCTGGAGAAGCAACCGGACAACGGGGAGATTCTATGCCAGCTCGCTTGGGCGCATGACAATCTCGGCCGGGAACGGGAGGCCGTCCCGTATTACGAACAGGCGCTGCGCTGCCCGCTCAGCGATGAGCACCGCGCCGGAGCCCTGCTTGGCTTGGGCAGCACCTACCGCACGCTGGGTCGGTACGCCGAGGCGAAGGAGACGCTCGGACAGGGCATGCGCGAATATCCTGATCGCAAGGAATTTGGCGTGTTTTACGCGATGGCCCTGCATAATCTCGGCGAGCACGCGGAGGCGATACGGCTGCTGTTGACTGCGCTGGCGAACACTTCGGAAGATGAAGGCATTCGCGCCTACAGCCAGGCGATTGGCTTCTATGCCGACAAGCTGGACCAAGTATGGGATTAA
- a CDS encoding carbohydrate ABC transporter permease, producing the protein MSLGERIFEVFNILFLILLCLVTLYPFIYVLFASLSEPAWVVQQRGLIWHPSGLNLEAYRLVFDNPMITSGYLNTLFIVSVGTCLNVFMTALGAYGLSRQNVMWKNPIMFFIVFTMFFSGGLIPSYLLVTGLGMLDSLWALIIPGAVSAFNLIIMRTAFQSIPHSLEESAKLDGANDFTVMIRIILPLSMPVIAVMILFYGVGHWNSWFGAMIYLRDRELYPLQLVLREILITNSTDSMLTSAGTADKMPIGETIKYATIIVATVPILLLYPFLQKYFVKGVMIGAIKE; encoded by the coding sequence ATGTCGCTCGGCGAACGCATCTTTGAAGTGTTCAACATTCTGTTCCTTATCTTGTTATGTCTCGTCACGCTGTATCCCTTCATCTACGTCCTGTTCGCTTCACTCAGCGAGCCGGCCTGGGTCGTCCAGCAGCGCGGCTTGATCTGGCATCCTTCCGGGCTGAACCTGGAAGCGTATCGGCTCGTATTCGACAACCCGATGATTACGAGCGGATATCTGAACACGCTGTTCATTGTCAGTGTAGGCACCTGCCTCAATGTCTTCATGACGGCGCTTGGCGCCTACGGGCTGTCCCGGCAAAACGTCATGTGGAAGAACCCAATCATGTTCTTCATCGTATTCACGATGTTTTTCTCCGGCGGGCTCATCCCGAGCTACCTGCTCGTGACGGGGCTCGGCATGCTGGACAGCTTGTGGGCGCTCATTATCCCGGGAGCCGTCAGCGCCTTCAACCTGATTATAATGAGGACGGCGTTCCAATCGATTCCGCACAGTCTGGAGGAATCCGCCAAGCTGGACGGCGCGAACGATTTTACCGTCATGATCCGCATCATCCTTCCGCTCTCGATGCCGGTCATTGCCGTCATGATCCTGTTCTATGGCGTGGGGCACTGGAATTCCTGGTTCGGCGCCATGATCTACCTTCGCGATCGCGAATTGTACCCGCTGCAGCTCGTGCTGCGCGAGATTCTGATTACGAACAGCACGGACAGCATGCTGACATCGGCGGGGACGGCCGACAAGATGCCGATAGGGGAGACGATCAAGTACGCGACCATCATCGTCGCTACCGTTCCCATTTTGCTGCTATACCCGTTCCTGCAAAAATATTTCGTCAAAGGCGTCATGATCGGTGCCATTAAGGAATAG
- a CDS encoding Gfo/Idh/MocA family protein encodes MNSKKIRMAVIGLGHMGQYMLRLAAQPEFAQAIEIAAICEANEQAREQFQHTYQDSFPHAAWYSDYAALLEETDVDLAYISVPPAFHYEIAMEALRRKIHVFCEKPLANSVEEAWELLQQAREAQVVHAIHFSMPHEPSVERVRSMLEEKAIGEIRKLDLILQFPQWPRSWQQNSWIGTRQQGGFVLEVGVHWIHVIQKLLGRITHVQSELELPEQSGLCETGIRAGLRLDSGIPVHLSGISGFAGEERVSLILYGTEGTIALENWDQLYTGAVGQPLEPVQVEDSADALPVLRQVIQAIQGKPARYFTFQDGYDAQAVLEALRHPASSGWEDIRPEYS; translated from the coding sequence ATGAACAGCAAGAAAATCAGAATGGCGGTCATCGGACTGGGCCATATGGGACAATATATGCTGCGTCTGGCGGCACAGCCGGAATTCGCGCAAGCGATAGAGATTGCGGCTATCTGCGAAGCGAACGAGCAGGCCCGCGAGCAATTCCAGCATACCTATCAAGACAGCTTCCCGCATGCGGCATGGTACTCGGACTACGCGGCGCTGCTAGAGGAGACGGACGTCGATCTGGCATATATCTCTGTGCCTCCCGCGTTCCACTATGAGATCGCCATGGAAGCGCTTCGCAGGAAAATACATGTTTTCTGCGAGAAGCCGCTGGCGAATAGCGTGGAGGAAGCGTGGGAGCTTCTGCAGCAAGCGCGCGAGGCGCAGGTCGTGCATGCCATTCACTTCTCGATGCCGCATGAACCGTCGGTGGAGCGGGTGCGGAGCATGCTGGAGGAGAAGGCGATCGGCGAGATTCGGAAGCTCGACCTGATTCTGCAGTTCCCGCAGTGGCCGCGGTCATGGCAGCAAAATTCATGGATTGGGACACGGCAGCAGGGCGGCTTCGTGCTGGAGGTCGGCGTTCACTGGATTCATGTCATTCAGAAGCTGCTCGGCCGCATTACGCATGTGCAGAGCGAGCTGGAGCTGCCGGAGCAGAGCGGGCTCTGCGAGACGGGAATCCGCGCTGGCTTGCGGCTGGACAGCGGAATTCCGGTTCACCTGAGCGGCATTTCCGGGTTCGCGGGGGAAGAACGGGTCTCTCTCATCCTGTACGGGACAGAGGGAACGATCGCGCTGGAAAATTGGGACCAGCTGTATACGGGAGCGGTGGGCCAACCGCTGGAGCCGGTTCAGGTCGAGGATTCGGCTGATGCCCTTCCGGTGCTTAGACAGGTGATCCAAGCGATTCAAGGCAAGCCGGCCCGATATTTTACGTTCCAGGACGGATATGATGCGCAGGCCGTTCTGGAAGCGCTCCGTCATCCGGCCTCTTCCGGATGGGAGGATATTCGGCCGGAGTATAGCTGA
- a CDS encoding extracellular solute-binding protein yields MQQILWRRTILVLLSLVMLTGMLAACSGKTEQAAEPAADTPAGEVPYPASLTYWAPIGNAGTVMKSFSEMGAYQELEKRTGTKVTFQHPPAGQEADQFNLMLASGKLPDVIEYTWGGVAKGPDQAIKEKRILRLNELIDQHAPNLKAVLDARPDLKKLVTTDEGNIYVFPFLRPDEELLTFMGPTIRKDWLDKLGLQVPATIEEWEKMLIAFRDGDPNGNGKKDENPFLLRDINVAFVGAFGITDGFYREGNEIKYGPIQPEYKDYLTMLNRWYKEGLLDKDYATTDGKLQDAKMTSNVLGSLVTYNGSGVGRYTNLMKGSHPEFELVGAPYPTAIPGKKALGQADSPFAGIGAAVSATAPNPEQIVKWMDYKYGEEGHLLFNFGVEGVSYQMENGYPKYTDEIMKNPEGLPVAEAMAKYMPVNWSGPFVQDKRYIEQYIELPEQKQAMKNWLDADRSKLLPPLTRTSDESSTYASIMADIDTYKSEMFYKFVMGAEPLDRFDAFVETIQSMGIEQAIQIQQAALDRFNKR; encoded by the coding sequence ATGCAACAAATATTATGGCGACGAACGATTCTTGTGCTGCTGTCTCTCGTGATGCTGACGGGAATGCTGGCCGCATGCAGCGGGAAGACGGAGCAGGCGGCGGAGCCTGCGGCCGATACGCCGGCGGGTGAAGTGCCGTATCCCGCTTCCTTAACGTACTGGGCCCCGATCGGGAATGCCGGGACCGTGATGAAGAGCTTCAGCGAGATGGGGGCGTATCAGGAGTTGGAGAAGCGGACCGGAACGAAGGTCACCTTCCAGCATCCGCCCGCCGGGCAGGAAGCCGATCAGTTCAATCTGATGCTCGCTTCCGGCAAGCTGCCGGATGTCATCGAGTACACTTGGGGCGGCGTCGCGAAGGGGCCGGATCAAGCGATTAAGGAGAAGCGAATTCTCCGCTTGAATGAGCTGATCGACCAGCATGCCCCGAATCTGAAGGCGGTGCTCGATGCGCGGCCCGATCTGAAAAAGCTGGTCACGACCGATGAAGGCAATATTTATGTCTTTCCCTTCCTGCGCCCGGATGAAGAGCTGTTGACATTCATGGGGCCGACGATCCGGAAGGATTGGCTCGACAAGCTCGGCCTGCAGGTGCCAGCGACGATCGAGGAGTGGGAGAAGATGCTCATCGCCTTCCGGGACGGCGATCCGAACGGCAACGGCAAGAAGGATGAGAACCCGTTCCTGCTGCGCGATATCAATGTCGCGTTCGTGGGCGCGTTCGGCATTACCGACGGATTCTACCGGGAAGGCAATGAGATCAAGTACGGGCCGATCCAGCCCGAATATAAGGATTACTTGACGATGCTGAACCGCTGGTACAAGGAAGGACTCCTGGACAAAGATTACGCCACGACCGACGGCAAGCTGCAGGATGCGAAGATGACGAGCAATGTGCTGGGCTCGCTCGTTACGTATAATGGATCGGGGGTCGGGCGGTATACGAATCTGATGAAGGGCTCCCATCCGGAGTTCGAGCTGGTCGGCGCGCCTTATCCGACCGCCATTCCGGGCAAGAAGGCGCTCGGCCAAGCCGATTCGCCGTTCGCGGGCATTGGCGCCGCCGTCTCGGCGACTGCGCCCAATCCGGAGCAGATCGTGAAATGGATGGATTATAAATATGGCGAGGAAGGCCATCTCCTGTTCAATTTCGGCGTTGAAGGCGTGAGCTATCAGATGGAGAACGGGTATCCGAAATATACGGACGAGATTATGAAAAATCCGGAAGGCTTGCCGGTCGCGGAAGCCATGGCCAAATATATGCCGGTGAACTGGTCCGGGCCGTTCGTGCAGGACAAACGCTATATCGAGCAGTATATCGAGCTGCCGGAGCAGAAGCAGGCGATGAAGAACTGGCTCGATGCGGACCGGAGCAAGCTGCTCCCTCCATTGACGCGGACGTCGGATGAGAGCTCCACTTATGCTTCCATTATGGCCGATATCGATACGTATAAATCCGAAATGTTCTATAAATTCGTCATGGGCGCCGAGCCGCTGGATCGGTTCGATGCTTTTGTCGAGACGATTCAATCGATGGGGATTGAGCAGGCGATCCAAATTCAGCAAGCCGCGCTGGATCGGTTCAATAAGCGATAA
- a CDS encoding serine hydrolase domain-containing protein, with the protein MKHIIDRDDNGIEALRRHHQVPGVGIALICNGQLEWNGGYGVLEAGSARRVTANSLFHACSISKMVTAVGVLRLVQAGVLDLDAEVNRYLRTWRLPDSPHSADVKVTLRHLLAHQSGIVDPPGSFGIYRTTDPLPAVKEILTGATPYHSEPIHIQNVPGRRFDYSDAGYCVIEQLIEDVTGEPFAVAMERLVMTPLGLKRTFYWNYYDSKIGRAEEIKAKASASAGHDQAGHVVEGSRAYYPCLAAAGLWSTPTELALLALEVMAAWNGDTASILQPELARQMLAGSGCADEVGLGVFVPSAEGEPLVVSQGWGVGFQCKLVAYPRLRSGIVVMTNSDPGKLQDEALTGELIRHIGKPYGWPGQ; encoded by the coding sequence ATGAAGCACATCATCGACAGGGACGACAATGGGATTGAGGCACTGAGGAGGCATCACCAGGTGCCGGGTGTGGGCATCGCCCTGATCTGTAACGGGCAGTTGGAATGGAACGGCGGCTATGGGGTGTTGGAAGCCGGATCGGCGCGCAGGGTGACCGCGAACAGCCTGTTCCATGCCTGTTCCATAAGCAAAATGGTTACGGCGGTTGGCGTTCTCCGCCTTGTGCAGGCAGGCGTGTTGGATCTGGACGCAGAGGTGAATCGTTATTTGCGGACGTGGCGGCTTCCGGACAGCCCGCATTCGGCAGATGTGAAGGTTACGCTGCGTCATCTGCTTGCGCATCAGTCGGGGATCGTGGATCCGCCTGGAAGCTTCGGCATCTATCGGACGACGGATCCGCTGCCTGCCGTGAAGGAGATATTGACGGGCGCTACCCCGTATCATTCTGAACCCATACATATCCAAAATGTGCCGGGGAGGCGATTCGATTATTCGGATGCCGGTTACTGCGTTATTGAACAGCTGATCGAGGATGTGACGGGAGAGCCGTTCGCGGTTGCGATGGAGCGGCTCGTCATGACGCCGCTAGGCTTGAAGCGGACGTTCTATTGGAATTATTATGATTCGAAAATTGGACGCGCGGAGGAAATCAAGGCGAAAGCAAGCGCTTCGGCCGGACATGATCAAGCGGGTCATGTCGTAGAGGGATCACGGGCGTATTACCCGTGTCTGGCCGCAGCCGGCCTGTGGTCGACGCCGACGGAGCTCGCCCTGCTGGCGCTGGAAGTGATGGCAGCCTGGAACGGGGACACGGCCTCGATTCTGCAGCCGGAACTGGCCCGGCAGATGCTGGCGGGCAGCGGCTGCGCAGACGAGGTTGGGCTGGGGGTCTTCGTTCCGTCGGCAGAAGGAGAGCCGCTTGTCGTCTCCCAAGGCTGGGGAGTCGGCTTCCAGTGCAAGCTGGTGGCGTACCCTCGCCTGCGAAGCGGAATCGTCGTCATGACGAATTCCGATCCGGGCAAGCTGCAGGACGAGGCGTTGACAGGCGAACTGATTCGCCATATCGGGAAGCCATATGGCTGGCCGGGACAATAA